The genomic interval AAGATGTTTTAGGCgatggaaattaatttaagcTAGTTAATTGGGCCTTAGGAACTTTTGAAACGATATACAACGTTCAGACACCgtttttttgcaaaataaaatcattaacACCCAAAATGAAAGTTAAACGATGTTTATCGTAATTTacattcattttatttaaagaaagGCATGTGTATAAACAAAGTTATCATGTCGGAGATTCAACTAATTTGTATTTAACCAGGACACAGTTTCGAACTCGTGCGAATGCTAGTAACAAACGACCAAGTTGTATGAATGAGATATAATTTCGAGTACATATTTACAATTAAATAGCAATTCGTTGCCCTGGGCGCACAAGTCTTGAATGTTCTTTGTGATAATTAAACATTTAGTTGGAGTTGGGGTCTCAATGTTTGGTTTAATTTGTAAAACGTTGACACAAAAACATGCGGTaactttaataataataaattgctCTAAAAATACATAGCGTAAAATAGCATATAAACCGGCCTGATCGGGCTCGAATCGCATATCAATACTGATTCATGGCTGATCAGGGCGTATTGTATATCCCTATCGTCGGATGACAAACAATTGCAGTTAGTAAATACCAATTTGCGACTCCAGACGCACATCACACATCATCATCACATCGCGGAACGGACCAAGGCGCATTGCCCGCAGAGAGTAACTTTTATGTCTACACTAAATAACCGATAATAATCCGATCTGCGGGTGCCGTTCGCTCCTTTGTATCCCCCCTTTCTATTCAAAGTTCTGATAATTCTCGGCGCTGACGAACTGTGCCCGTTGCTGGGGTGTCATGTTGAGATTACCGCGGTGCTTGTTGTTGTAGGCCCAGATGACGCCGGTGGAGATCAGAGCAATGGTCAGCCAGCCCATGAAGAACAACTGCAGCCACATGTGCTCGCCGCCGCTGTTATCCACGATGATTCCAGCCACGATAGTGATGACCGCCAAGCCAAGATTCTGTATCGATTGGCAGAAGCCGTAGGCCGTGCCCAATTGGTATTCCGGAATGATGAGAGCCACCAGAGGCCACAGGCTAGCGGCCAGCATGGAATACGACAGTCCCATGATGATCATGCCCACATAGGGTGTCAGCTGGGTGAACGTAAGCAGGGCATGGGCTCCAATGGTGGTCAGTGTCGCTGTGAACACCCAGGTCACATTCCTGCCCAGTTTGTCGATGATGAAACCAAAGACCGGAGACGATACGGCTGCAATTAGATACACCAGGGAGTCCACGGTGTTGGCCTCAGCAGGCGAAAGCCCGAAGCGATCAACAAAGAAATTCTGTCCGAGGGCAATGAATGGAAAGATGGCCACATAGTAGGCGACGCAAATGATGGATACCATCCAAAAGGGTGCTTTGAACGAGAAGACATCGGTGAGTTTCGGTATCTGTCCAGCCGGGTTGTTGTTACGCTGCAAAATCCGCTCGGCCCTCTTGTCCATCCAGCCGAGGATGAGGGCACAGGTCATCGACATCACACAGGTGAGTGTAGCCAGCAGTAAGACGACGCCCAGAGCGGTATGTCCCTTGTAAAAATTGCTCACATACTTATAGATGGGCTGCATCACCCAGAAGTTGACGGTGCTGCCGAATCGGGCAACCGACAGCTGCAGGCCGAATACCATGTTCAGTTCCTTGCCCTTAAACCAGAGCACCGCATAGCTGTTCTGGGCCACGGCCAGTGATTCGGCGCCAATGCCGAAGATGAACCGTCCCAGGATCATCATCCAGAAGGCGTCCAGTATGCCGCCGCAGGCAAAGATCAGCTGACCCACCAGCAGGATCATCATGTAGATAATCGTGCCCAGTCGAATGCCAAACAGTCGATCGATCAGGAAACCGCCCACGAAGCACAGGACGACATTGGGCCACGAGTAAATCGAGTAGATGAGCGTGAACTGGGAGGAGGTCAGGTGAAGATCTCGCTTGAAAAAGTTCTGCAGGGCGCCGGGTGCATCGTAACAGAAATACGAGCCGAATCCCAGCAGGCACATAAACACCAGAGCCATGAACCGGTGGCTCGCGCTCGAGGGCATGCAGCAGCCGCCGGACGGAAGGCTCAGTTCATTGTCACGCCGACCGTCCCGACTGATCACTTGGTCCTCCTCCGTCTGTTGCGACACCTCCTCATTGTCCACGATGCGTTCCTCGTCCTCGCGCGCCATCTCCACTCAACGCTGGCACAATCCGCACTGACCAGTTGGAGGGGGGGCCGATTCCCGGAGAATGGGCGTATGCAAAACTATGTGATATGATTAATCGGCTTTCTGATTTCCTGCcgcagttgttttttttttcgctttcgTTTTGCTCTTTTCGTTATTGCCGTTTCTGCAAAATATTTGTATCAATTTCTGCGAACGAGCGAGCGAGTTGAACTCTTCTGCTTTGTCTTTGCTTATCtcgctgcttttgtttttgtttactgTACTAGTACCCTTTGTCTAACaactattgttgttgttggctgtGTGGGCTAGTTAGTTGAAGCTGGGTTCATCGGTTATCAGCAGTTTTTCCACTCCACTTGCAGCCGAAGTTCGCAGTGCGGTGTTGGGCAACAAATGTTCGGTGACGTGTGCAACCGCACTTTATTGCTGATCGAATGAAACTAAATTGTTTTCTCTGCCTAATTAGCGTTAATTACGCATATACAATGGCGGGGCTGCCAACTCGCTGTAGAGCAGGGTTGTCGACGCAGCTACAGGTGCATTCAAACAGCTGGCAGGCGATAACGATCACAAATATGAATGGTATTCCTGCTTTGCTCTCCATTATAATCGAAAGTTTTctcaattgaaatgcaaattttaGTAAGCCATGATTATTTATGAAATAGAATTTTTACGCTtgattatattaattaaaccAGATAATGATTAATTGAGAAACTATTTAAGTACAACTCAACGACGCAGAAATCTCTTGCATcttgttttgatttgttttaatATGGCCTGACAACCCTAATCCAGCAACGCCGAGTTGAAGCATGTTTTCATACTTTTTGCCGggtaaaatgtatttaattatataattcAGCGCCCCTTGCAGCAATGGATCCCATCGACACCACCAAGCGGAAGCCCAGACGCACCTACGGCACACCATCCTACACGTATCGCAATCGATTTGCCTATGCCCTCTTGGCCGCCGGAACTGCGCTCTTCGGCATTTGGAGGTGAGTAGATCTTCGAATTTAACGTATAAATGTGGTTTTAATGCTTGCCACCGCCTCGTTTTTAGCCTGACTCCCATCCAGCGCATTGCCAACGAAAAGCTGTCCCAGGCGGTGGCCCAAACCGAACAGGAGCGCGATAGGAAAGGACTCTTTGAGTTCGGCGCACCAAGGACTTCGCAGTTCATCAAAGACGCCATCAAGGAGAGCGAGGAGCAGAGGAACAAATAATGGATCGCAAGACGCGGCGGGCCAACTTCAAAAACCTGCAGCCTCggtaattttaattgaaataaagGCCAATAAAATGAATGTCATTATCTAACTGGAcactttgttttcctttcatCCGAAGTTCGACGCGAAGCACCAAAGCAGCCGCAGATACATTATCGTTGTCCAACTTCTTCGCCACACCCGAAAGTGCTGAAGAAGTTCCGTCATGTCTCGCCGACATTCCTGTTCAGCCCGATCCTCCTGCCCCCAAAATCAAACCAATACGTGCCAGCAATGTGTTCGAAAAACCTGGGCCCAAGCCCAAAAAGGCACCCAAGCTCAAGGCCAGCACGGGGCCATCGTCGAGTGGCGCGCGTCGCGGACGCGGAAAGAGCAAACAGCAGCCCAGCATCAGCAACTTCCTGCGCAACGAGCAGATCTTCGCAGAGGTGACCGCCCAGCATTGTATGGCGGACAACTTCAGCCCGGATGACATTGAAATGGCGCTGGCGCTGTCCAAGTCGGAGAGTGAGAAGCATGGACGCCTGCGCTTGCACGACGATGACGATGCAGTGGTTGACCTAATGGATGATGAAGATAAGTCCACGGAGAGAATACGTCATAAACTTCAGAAGTATGGCTTCCGCACAGCCGCCAAGGAAGGTAAGTAATCAAATTAAGTTAAGACAGTACGACTGGACTTTCGTTTATCCCCATTTAGATTATAAATCTCTGGCGGTCCTGCCCGTAGTGGCCAGCAAAGGAGGTAGACGTGGCAAGTGGGCCAATAGGTTTACTGCCCTAACTTTAAGAAATCCGGAGGTGCAACAGAAGAAGCTCGAGGAGAAAGTATCTGCATTGCTGGGCCAAAAAGTGCACGGCAAGGACCCAAAGGAAGAAGACTGTTATCTGCCACCATATACTGTGATCACCGCAGCGTTGAAGGAACTCAGAGCTGAGGCTGAATCTCGCATCCTTCGAGAACCAAGCGAAGGGCCCATAGATGACTTAGGATCATACTACGTAACCGACTTGTTTGAAGTTAGTCGCACGCCGGCACACCATCTTTTAAAAAATTGGGCTGCGATACAGGGAAGGGATTTTTCGCCAGAGCGTGAGACCCAAAAATACCGCCAATTGAGGCAACAACATGAACTTGTCTACGCTGAGTTAGAACGACACTTCGGTGATCCACAGAAGTTGGAAGAGGAGGTGATGCAGGAACTGGATGATTTGGAAAAACTGGTGGCAGAAAACATGATCGAAGATGATTCTGTAGTGATAAATATTGTGGAGGCAGAAACCTCGTCGACTGGTAGCAGTCCATCTAAGGAGCCGCCGGATAAGCGTCCAAAAATGACAATGGAAGACAAGGAAAACCAGCAGCCCACAACCTCAAAGGCCAGCTTAACCGTTCCCGCCCAGTCAACCCGCTGCACCTCTCCGGATCTCTTTGCGGACTCCGAAGATGAGCCGGATATAGTAACGAGTGCTATCTCCAACGAACCCGAAGACGTTAGGAATCTTTCAATGAAGGTTTACAAGAATGTCAGCATAAGCGAACGATCATCTTCGGTCGCGGAAATAGAAGTTGTGTCCAGCAATGATGAACCATCTCAGATAACCACGTATGAGGTGTTTTCCAGCGACGAAGGTGAGAATCACCATTCATATAGACAGCACACCTCTTAAGAGTatttcaatttgctttcagtaaAGACTGTTTCCAACGCTACGCAGGAGATGATTTCTTTTGATGGTGAGTAAGTAAGGAAAGGTGCACGACCAAAATCTCATTCATATCTTAATTTCCAGACAAACCAATTGATGACTTCATAGACCTAACACAAGAGTTCGAAATGGTGGAATTTAATGAATCGAAGCCTAGAACCCCAAACTTAATTGCATCATCGGAAACAGATTCCAATGTAGACAACCTAAATGGTGATACAATTCTAGATTTTACTTCCCAAGAGGTAAGCTGTCCCATCTCCAAGGAATTGTTCGCAAAGTATGCCAAGGTGGAAACATTCCCTGTGTGGaatgcagcagcagaagaggaggataaaattgaattttcctTAAGCATGGAAAGAGATTTTAAGAGTTCCGAGCAATCGTCGCATCAGCTCGGCATATTAACCACTCCAAATGACACCGAAGGCAGTTCAAGCTTTAATGAATTGAATTTTTCGAGGAACTCGCTTCGAAGGAGCGTTAGTCTATCAACGGATCTCAGATTCAAAAGTCCGCTAAACTGGAAAATGAACTCATCAGTCGAGAAGATGGTCTCGCCAGCAGCTTCTCCTTACAAACAGTCGGACGCAAGTGTGGATTTAACTCAGAACAGCGATGATGAAAACGACGCAATTCTGCTCTCCGACGAGGAAATCAATTACTCCATTTGGAAGGGCAATAAGACCGTAAAGGATTTGGATATCGGGGACGATAGCTCTGACAGTTGCTTTGCATCTCCGGTATCGAAAAAGCGAGCTATCCCACAGTTCCAAACTGAGGAGGATCTGGATGCCTTCTTAATGGCCTTTTCCACGGATGGCAATGGATCACAAGGTTCACATTCACCCAACAAGAGTGCTCTTAGCAAGGAGCGTGCCGAGTTCGGAATACTAGATGCTGCTCCGTCTCAACCCTTTAGTCTATCTGAACTGCAGAGTCCCGACGGCAAAGAGAAGTCATCGGACAATGAAATCAACTGGGCAGAAGCTTCGTTTTTGGATGCCCCAGCAAAGCCATTGGCACGCAGGAGCAGCCACAAATTTAACGAGCTCTTGTCGAAAATAAGCAAACCCGCACAAAATTCTGATGATGACTTCGACGAATTCGATCAGATGGTTTTCCAAAGCAAAAAGGAAGCCGCCTCCAGTGCTGGCGAAACAAGTAACATGCCTCGAGGATTGGATCTTTTGTTGAAGGGAGAGATTAAAACCACAGCCATATCGGAGGCAAGAGCTCCAGGCAACCAAACTCCGATTGAACCGCAGCAAGTAGATGTTGACGGTAATGTCTACTCTGTGCGTGTTTGCCACACACCTAAGCCAGATTTCGCCACCCTCTCGGAATCGGAGATCCTCCAGCAGCTCTACAAGTACGGCATTAAGCCACTGAAACGCAAGCAGGCGGTGAAAATGCTCGAATTCATCTACAATCAAACGCATCCCATAATGAAGACGGCTGCTGTTCAGGATTTACCAGCCAGATCTGAGCCAATAGTGCGTTCCAAGTCAACTCCAGTGATTATGGAGCGGCCACATTCGCAATTAGCAAAGTTAACCACTAAAACTTTGACGGCAACTGGGCCAAAAAAGGATTTCAGGTTTAACGATGCCACGGGCGAGGAACTGCTGCGCTTCTCCCAATCCCTTCCCCCGAGTCTTTGCGATGACTTCGAGACCTTCGTCATGCAAACGAACGTTACCAAGAAGACGCCACTGCCGCTGGTGCCACTGCACATCGCCTGGCACAATCTCATCTGCGCCAATCCCCAACTTCACGAGAGTGTGCTCACGTACGAACCCATTGATTTGCAGGCGGTCTACTTACAATTGAAGCACATGGGGCATCGATACGATCCAAAGGATCTAAAGACCTTCTTCGATCGGCGTTGCATTATCTTTCGCTATGAACTGGGTGCTCCCGGCAAGCAAGCGGAGCGTCATGTGCGAAGGCACACAAAAAAGCCTTCTAAAAGGAAGTAGATTCTAAAAGTTATGGAATTTCTTTGTACTTATACCTCACTTCGAATGCATTGAATTATTTTCTAGTATTTACCTTATATTGTATTATTGAATAAGATATTGTTATTTGGCATTTGCGATCTAAATTTATTGTAtgcaaaatttataaaacTCAAATACATTCAACACTTTTGTTTGAAGCATTGTTAACCATTCCTATTTGCCATTTCAAGCTAACCACTAGCATCTATGAATAAATAAcacaatattatttttggGACCGTagatttatttaatgcaaCTTCAAAGTACAATATTACAAAACTAATGGACGAATACAAATGTATAGAGTTTGTAGTAGATACAAGACACTGATATGTTCATACGAGTAGAATATTGGACAACATTAAATGCAGCATCTGTGGACAGACTACCCGAAATGGGtattaaatgtaaaaataCAATTCGATCTTACGGCGCTAAAAAGACACTTGGACGGTATAATTTTCTCACGAGTCTCTACGTGGAAGGCACATTGTCAGATTGCGATTAATGGAATGGAAACGGCTCGAACGAAACTAGTTGCTAATGAAGCTATTTGTACTGC from Drosophila mauritiana strain mau12 chromosome 3L, ASM438214v1, whole genome shotgun sequence carries:
- the LOC117141073 gene encoding structure-specific endonuclease subunit SLX4 isoform X2 codes for the protein MRCFPATKTVSNATQEMISFDDKPIDDFIDLTQEFEMVEFNESKPRTPNLIASSETDSNVDNLNGDTILDFTSQEVSCPISKELFAKYAKVETFPVWNAAAEEEDKIEFSLSMERDFKSSEQSSHQLGILTTPNDTEGSSSFNELNFSRNSLRRSVSLSTDLRFKSPLNWKMNSSVEKMVSPAASPYKQSDASVDLTQNSDDENDAILLSDEEINYSIWKGNKTVKDLDIGDDSSDSCFASPVSKKRAIPQFQTEEDLDAFLMAFSTDGNGSQGSHSPNKSALSKERAEFGILDAAPSQPFSLSELQSPDGKEKSSDNEINWAEASFLDAPAKPLARRSSHKFNELLSKISKPAQNSDDDFDEFDQMVFQSKKEAASSAGETSNMPRGLDLLLKGEIKTTAISEARAPGNQTPIEPQQVDVDGNVYSVRVCHTPKPDFATLSESEILQQLYKYGIKPLKRKQAVKMLEFIYNQTHPIMKTAAVQDLPARSEPIVRSKSTPVIMERPHSQLAKLTTKTLTATGPKKDFRFNDATGEELLRFSQSLPPSLCDDFETFVMQTNVTKKTPLPLVPLHIAWHNLICANPQLHESVLTYEPIDLQAVYLQLKHMGHRYDPKDLKTFFDRRCIIFRYELGAPGKQAERHVRRHTKKPSKRK
- the LOC117141073 gene encoding structure-specific endonuclease subunit SLX4 isoform X3; translated protein: MDRKTRRANFKNLQPRSTRSTKAAADTLSLSNFFATPESAEEVPSCLADIPVQPDPPAPKIKPIRASNVFEKPGPKPKKAPKLKASTGPSSSGARRGRGKSKQQPSISNFLRNEQIFAEVTAQHCMADNFSPDDIEMALALSKSESEKHGRLRLHDDDDAVVDLMDDEDKSTERIRHKLQKYGFRTAAKEDYKSLAVLPVVASKGGRRGKWANRFTALTLRNPEVQQKKLEEKVSALLGQKVHGKDPKEEDCYLPPYTVITAALKELRAEAESRILREPSEGPIDDLGSYYVTDLFEVSRTPAHHLLKNWAAIQGRDFSPERETQKYRQLRQQHELVYAELERHFGDPQKLEEEVMQELDDLEKLVAENMIEDDSVVINIVEAETSSTGSSPSKEPPDKRPKMTMEDKENQQPTTSKASLTVPAQSTRCTSPDLFADSEDEPDIVTSAISNEPEDVRNLSMKVYKNVSISERSSSVAEIEVVSSNDEPSQITTYEVFSSDEDCFQRYAGDDFF
- the LOC117141073 gene encoding structure-specific endonuclease subunit SLX4 isoform X1, coding for MDRKTRRANFKNLQPRSTRSTKAAADTLSLSNFFATPESAEEVPSCLADIPVQPDPPAPKIKPIRASNVFEKPGPKPKKAPKLKASTGPSSSGARRGRGKSKQQPSISNFLRNEQIFAEVTAQHCMADNFSPDDIEMALALSKSESEKHGRLRLHDDDDAVVDLMDDEDKSTERIRHKLQKYGFRTAAKEDYKSLAVLPVVASKGGRRGKWANRFTALTLRNPEVQQKKLEEKVSALLGQKVHGKDPKEEDCYLPPYTVITAALKELRAEAESRILREPSEGPIDDLGSYYVTDLFEVSRTPAHHLLKNWAAIQGRDFSPERETQKYRQLRQQHELVYAELERHFGDPQKLEEEVMQELDDLEKLVAENMIEDDSVVINIVEAETSSTGSSPSKEPPDKRPKMTMEDKENQQPTTSKASLTVPAQSTRCTSPDLFADSEDEPDIVTSAISNEPEDVRNLSMKVYKNVSISERSSSVAEIEVVSSNDEPSQITTYEVFSSDEVKTVSNATQEMISFDDKPIDDFIDLTQEFEMVEFNESKPRTPNLIASSETDSNVDNLNGDTILDFTSQEVSCPISKELFAKYAKVETFPVWNAAAEEEDKIEFSLSMERDFKSSEQSSHQLGILTTPNDTEGSSSFNELNFSRNSLRRSVSLSTDLRFKSPLNWKMNSSVEKMVSPAASPYKQSDASVDLTQNSDDENDAILLSDEEINYSIWKGNKTVKDLDIGDDSSDSCFASPVSKKRAIPQFQTEEDLDAFLMAFSTDGNGSQGSHSPNKSALSKERAEFGILDAAPSQPFSLSELQSPDGKEKSSDNEINWAEASFLDAPAKPLARRSSHKFNELLSKISKPAQNSDDDFDEFDQMVFQSKKEAASSAGETSNMPRGLDLLLKGEIKTTAISEARAPGNQTPIEPQQVDVDGNVYSVRVCHTPKPDFATLSESEILQQLYKYGIKPLKRKQAVKMLEFIYNQTHPIMKTAAVQDLPARSEPIVRSKSTPVIMERPHSQLAKLTTKTLTATGPKKDFRFNDATGEELLRFSQSLPPSLCDDFETFVMQTNVTKKTPLPLVPLHIAWHNLICANPQLHESVLTYEPIDLQAVYLQLKHMGHRYDPKDLKTFFDRRCIIFRYELGAPGKQAERHVRRHTKKPSKRK
- the LOC117141080 gene encoding uncharacterized protein LOC117141080, with amino-acid sequence MDPIDTTKRKPRRTYGTPSYTYRNRFAYALLAAGTALFGIWSLTPIQRIANEKLSQAVAQTEQERDRKGLFEFGAPRTSQFIKDAIKESEEQRNK
- the LOC117141077 gene encoding major facilitator superfamily domain-containing protein 1, with protein sequence MAREDEERIVDNEEVSQQTEEDQVISRDGRRDNELSLPSGGCCMPSSASHRFMALVFMCLLGFGSYFCYDAPGALQNFFKRDLHLTSSQFTLIYSIYSWPNVVLCFVGGFLIDRLFGIRLGTIIYMMILLVGQLIFACGGILDAFWMMILGRFIFGIGAESLAVAQNSYAVLWFKGKELNMVFGLQLSVARFGSTVNFWVMQPIYKYVSNFYKGHTALGVVLLLATLTCVMSMTCALILGWMDKRAERILQRNNNPAGQIPKLTDVFSFKAPFWMVSIICVAYYVAIFPFIALGQNFFVDRFGLSPAEANTVDSLVYLIAAVSSPVFGFIIDKLGRNVTWVFTATLTTIGAHALLTFTQLTPYVGMIIMGLSYSMLAASLWPLVALIIPEYQLGTAYGFCQSIQNLGLAVITIVAGIIVDNSGGEHMWLQLFFMGWLTIALISTGVIWAYNNKHRGNLNMTPQQRAQFVSAENYQNFE